In Candidatus Aminicenantes bacterium, the genomic window GCCCTCGGCGTCGGCGGCCACGATATAGGCGTCGGCATACTGCCCCAGGACGCGCAGGCCCGGGGGGCCGTCGGCGATGCCGGCATCGCCCGCACCTTTCTCGGCGACGCGAAATTCCAGCCCCTCGCCGGTATCATGCTCTCCGGGGATATACGAGATCTCGGCAGGCTCCCCGTCCGAAGAGGCTACGGCCGGCCTCCCAAGGATGTCTTCCGGCAGGGGAATGGCCACGGCCTTGACGCCGCCGGCCTGCCGCCGGGCCTTGTCGACACCCCGCAGAACGAGCTGGAAGACGACGGATGAAGTCCGGAACCGGACTTCGGACTTGGCCGGGTGGACGTTGACGTCGACCTCGCCCGCCGGCATGGTGAGAAAGAGGAACCCCTCGGGCGAGCGGTCCTTCTCGAGCAGGCCGCGATAGGCCTGGTTGAGGGCCGAGGACAGGATCTTGTCGCGGACGGGGCGCTTATTGACGAAGAAGAGCTGGTGCGACCGGTCGGAGCGGCCCGCAGGCGGCCGCGACGCCAGCCCGGCCAGCCGCATCCCGCTCTCGGTGATCTCAACCTCCATCAGATTGTCCAAGGCGGCCCGGCCATAGAGCTGAAAGGCCCGCTCGCGCAGGCTCTCGACGGGCGAACAGTTTAAAACGCTGCGCGTGCCGTGGACGGCCGCCAGGCGAAGCCTCGGGTAGGCCAAGGCGACATTGGTCAGGTATTTGACGATCTGGCCCAGCTCGGCGGTATCGCCCTGCAGGAACTTGCGGCGCGCCGGCAGGTTGAAGAAAAGATCGCGGACCTCGATGGTCGTGCCGCGCGGGAAGGCGATGGAAGAGAGCACAGCGGGCGCGTCGCCCTCACGGTCGATGCGGGTCCCGGCCTCGACCCCGCCTTCCGAGGTCTTCAGGGTCAGCCGCGAGACGGCCGCAATCGAGGCCAGCGCCTCGCCCCGGAAGCCCAGGGTGGAGATAGCCGCCAGGTCGTCCTCAGTGGCGATCTTGCTGGTCGAATGGCGCTCGAAGCACAGCTCGGCGTCGGCTCGGCTCATCCCATAGCCGTCGTCGCGGACGAGGAGGAGCGACTTGCCGCCGGCCTGGAGCTCGACGGCAATCTCCCCGGCTCCCGCGTCGAGCGAGTTTTCGACCAGCTCCTTGACCACGGATACGGGCCGCTCGACAACCTCGCCGGCCGCGATTTTGCGGGCCACGGCGGGATCCAGAAGTGCGATCCGGTTCATGGCAGAATCTCCCCTCTAGTACCGCTCTCGTCGACGGCGACGATTCGGACCCGGACCGCCTCGCCCTTAGCCGGGCGCGGACCTGAGGCTTCGACATCGATGGCGTTGCCGGTCAGGACCTCGGCCCCGGCCTCCGTCGGCCGGATGGCGATCCCGTCCAGGACGCGGCCCAGGAATCGGGCCCGAAAAGCCAGATTCTTTTCGGCCGACAAGGCCCGCAGCCGGACGGCCCGCTGCTTGCGGACGGAGCCGTCGACTTGGGGCCTCGCGGCGGCGGCCGTTCCGGGCCGCGGGGAAAAAGCGAAGACATGGACATAAGCCAACGGCGACCGCTCGATCAACTCCGCCGTCCGGCGGAAATCCTCGGCCGTCTCGCCGGGAAATCCCACCAAAATGTCTGCCCCCAAGGCGGCCTCAGGAACGGCGGCGGCCAACTGGTTCAAGAGAGTCTCATTTTCCTCCGCCGCCGGGGAGCGACCCATAGCCTTGAGTACGGCATTCGCGCCGTGTTGAAGCGACAGGTGGAAGTGGGGCCGGACCCAGGGGCCGGCGGCCAAGACGGCGATGAGCTCGGGCGACATGAGCCGCGGGTCGAACGAGCTCATCCGGATCCACGGTCCCCCGCCCCCCGCCTGCAGCACGGTCAGCAAATCCGCTAGGCTGGTTCGCGGCTCAAGATCGCGGCCATAGGAGCTTAAATGGATCCCGGACAGGACGACCTCGCGATAACCGCGGTCGGCCACCCGGCTGACGGATTCGAGGACGCGTCCGGGCGCCACACTCCGGCTTCCCCCGCGAACGGAGGGGATGATGCAGAAGGCGCAGGCCCGGTCGCACCCGTCCTGGATCTTGAGAAAAGCCCGGGCCCGCAGGCGGGCCGGAGGATCCGCAGGCTGCGTATCCGGCCGGCCGGCCAGCGCGGCGTCCGCCAGCCGGTCTTTATCGGCATTG contains:
- the mutL gene encoding DNA mismatch repair endonuclease MutL, translated to MNRIALLDPAVARKIAAGEVVERPVSVVKELVENSLDAGAGEIAVELQAGGKSLLLVRDDGYGMSRADAELCFERHSTSKIATEDDLAAISTLGFRGEALASIAAVSRLTLKTSEGGVEAGTRIDREGDAPAVLSSIAFPRGTTIEVRDLFFNLPARRKFLQGDTAELGQIVKYLTNVALAYPRLRLAAVHGTRSVLNCSPVESLRERAFQLYGRAALDNLMEVEITESGMRLAGLASRPPAGRSDRSHQLFFVNKRPVRDKILSSALNQAYRGLLEKDRSPEGFLFLTMPAGEVDVNVHPAKSEVRFRTSSVVFQLVLRGVDKARRQAGGVKAVAIPLPEDILGRPAVASSDGEPAEISYIPGEHDTGEGLEFRVAEKGAGDAGIADGPPGLRVLGQYADAYIVAADAEGLLVVDQHNAHERVLYDRYAEIDRSRSWPVKMALIPLVFDVSPSQAVALESGRVVLEESGFRVEPMGGRSYALREYPDIFSPESALAAFLALLEDVRSHKTEDRKARVLAMMACKTAIKAGEPLPREKMEFLVRELFRTSNPAVCPHGRPIVVRLDRAVFEKGLGRR
- a CDS encoding MiaB/RimO family radical SAM methylthiotransferase; its protein translation is MTSFSIRNFGCRVNQAEAFAWADDFQARGLRPAGASSPGDIVVVNTCTLTARADRDALKFIRRMARENPAARIVVTGCLAERSAAELTCLPGVWKIVPNADKDRLADAALAGRPDTQPADPPARLRARAFLKIQDGCDRACAFCIIPSVRGGSRSVAPGRVLESVSRVADRGYREVVLSGIHLSSYGRDLEPRTSLADLLTVLQAGGGGPWIRMSSFDPRLMSPELIAVLAAGPWVRPHFHLSLQHGANAVLKAMGRSPAAEENETLLNQLAAAVPEAALGADILVGFPGETAEDFRRTAELIERSPLAYVHVFAFSPRPGTAAAARPQVDGSVRKQRAVRLRALSAEKNLAFRARFLGRVLDGIAIRPTEAGAEVLTGNAIDVEASGPRPAKGEAVRVRIVAVDESGTRGEILP